A window of candidate division KSB1 bacterium contains these coding sequences:
- a CDS encoding GH32 C-terminal domain-containing protein: protein MVLYQRRQENGHTIFTSNNLRDWTEQSRVNDLRECPELFPLAIDGDPDRIRWILHGSKGDYHIGTFNGKVFKPQTDAKLPMFYRQNMSARPVLYAAQTFNNTPKGYSGQPRRIQVAWVRKGNQLSMAAELKLRSTPIGLRLCRLPVREIANLYTNTHSLNGLTLYTQSPNPLEGIKGGLYDIDIQADLSHAEQLELTVRGAALVINVTNDGLSLNEMRIPGTKQLELRVLVDHTLVEVFFGKHGLYSCPVGYQSTSKKLAVKVRGKKAVFNRFQVHELESIWESE, encoded by the coding sequence ATGGTGCTTTATCAGCGCAGGCAGGAAAACGGGCATACAATATTCACTTCAAACAACCTCAGAGACTGGACCGAACAGAGCCGCGTTAACGACCTCAGAGAATGTCCCGAACTGTTTCCGCTGGCTATAGACGGAGATCCGGATCGAATCCGCTGGATTCTGCACGGTTCAAAAGGTGATTATCATATCGGTACATTTAACGGCAAGGTATTCAAGCCGCAAACGGATGCAAAGCTCCCGATGTTTTACAGACAGAACATGTCTGCAAGACCTGTTTTGTATGCCGCCCAAACGTTTAACAACACACCGAAGGGATACAGCGGACAGCCGCGACGGATTCAGGTCGCCTGGGTCCGCAAGGGTAATCAGCTGTCTATGGCTGCCGAATTGAAATTACGATCGACGCCGATTGGTCTGCGGCTCTGCAGACTGCCGGTCAGGGAAATTGCCAATCTTTATACAAATACACATTCATTGAACGGATTGACTCTTTACACACAGTCTCCGAATCCGCTGGAAGGGATCAAAGGCGGACTCTATGATATTGACATACAGGCTGATCTGTCGCATGCAGAACAGCTTGAACTGACTGTACGCGGTGCCGCCCTGGTCATTAATGTCACAAATGATGGTCTGTCTCTGAATGAAATGAGGATTCCGGGAACAAAGCAACTTGAACTTCGGGTGCTTGTTGACCATACACTGGTGGAGGTGTTTTTCGGAAAGCACGGACTCTATTCCTGTCCTGTCGGTTATCAGTCAACATCAAAAAAACTGGCTGTAAAAGTGCGTGGTAAAAAGGCCGTTTTTAACCGGTTTCAGGTGCACGAATTGGAATCAATATGGGAGTCAGAATAG
- a CDS encoding sulfatase yields MKICSTRRQFIKQSSLTALGIGLGLTGGCRKSNAVNKPNIFLFLSDDHGIFDTSCYGNITAQTPHIDRLAAEGMCFYNMFTLDAMGPPSRATLYTGLHPHRHGLYMTGGSAQNNVKSLPHYLSELGYKVVLAGKFDIQPKSVFPFTCIHIDQAQEFLQKSHNQPFCLIMATRDPHAPYFPKSVRTGGIDPDELQLAPYIVDGPKTRQLVAAYYANVQNMDAELGDYIELIRETGLENDTMCIYTSDNGPGLPFAKWTLYDAGLNVPFVVKWPARVESATVSKALVSFADVLPTLIESAGGREPQELDGRSFLPVLNGETNVHHEFVYGAHTHQGVTSGGIYPIRSVRSIRYKYIRNLQPDNLFTNKITEGCECCSGIDADQCWAEWKKLAETNPQVAKLVEKYQKRPAEEFYDLQNDPFELNNLAGYTEYQKPMLELRKHLTIWIKKQNDPLAHRI; encoded by the coding sequence ATGAAGATCTGTTCAACACGACGGCAATTTATTAAACAAAGCAGTCTCACGGCATTGGGTATTGGACTCGGATTGACCGGCGGATGCAGAAAATCGAATGCTGTAAATAAACCGAATATATTCTTGTTTCTATCGGATGATCACGGTATTTTTGATACCAGCTGTTATGGAAATATTACGGCGCAGACGCCGCACATTGACCGTTTGGCAGCGGAAGGTATGTGTTTTTACAACATGTTTACTTTAGATGCAATGGGACCGCCGTCCAGAGCTACATTATATACAGGATTGCATCCGCATCGGCACGGCCTTTATATGACCGGCGGTAGTGCACAAAATAATGTAAAAAGTCTGCCGCATTATTTGTCAGAGCTCGGATATAAAGTTGTACTGGCCGGTAAATTTGACATTCAGCCAAAATCCGTTTTTCCGTTCACTTGCATTCACATAGATCAGGCACAGGAATTTCTTCAAAAATCTCATAATCAACCGTTTTGTCTGATCATGGCAACCCGGGATCCGCATGCCCCATACTTTCCAAAATCAGTGAGAACCGGAGGCATAGACCCGGATGAACTGCAGCTGGCTCCTTATATAGTAGACGGACCCAAAACGCGCCAACTGGTGGCGGCCTATTATGCCAATGTCCAAAACATGGATGCTGAACTCGGGGACTATATCGAGCTCATCAGAGAGACGGGATTGGAGAATGATACGATGTGCATTTATACCAGCGATAACGGCCCCGGATTGCCGTTTGCCAAATGGACCCTGTATGATGCCGGACTGAATGTGCCGTTTGTGGTTAAATGGCCGGCCCGCGTTGAATCGGCTACCGTCTCAAAAGCGCTGGTGAGTTTTGCCGATGTGCTGCCGACCTTGATCGAATCAGCCGGCGGCAGAGAACCGCAGGAACTGGACGGCCGCAGTTTTTTGCCGGTTTTAAATGGAGAAACCAACGTACACCATGAATTTGTCTATGGAGCCCATACGCACCAGGGTGTGACATCCGGCGGCATATACCCCATTCGGTCGGTCCGTTCAATACGCTACAAATACATTCGAAATTTGCAGCCGGATAACCTGTTTACAAACAAAATTACCGAGGGATGTGAATGCTGTTCCGGAATTGATGCGGATCAGTGCTGGGCAGAATGGAAAAAACTGGCTGAAACCAATCCACAGGTCGCCAAACTGGTTGAAAAATACCAAAAGCGCCCGGCTGAAGAGTTTTATGACTTGCAAAACGATCCGTTTGAATTGAATAATCTGGCAGGATATACGGAATATCAGAAACCAATGCTCGAATTGCGTAAGCACTTGACTATTTGGATAAAAAAACAGAACGATCCTCTGGCGCATCGTATATAA
- a CDS encoding sulfatase-like hydrolase/transferase yields the protein MTEKSNLTRRNFIKTTGAAAAAGIISALPAVARENSSQRPNVVFIICDQMRGDAMGCMGNPNARTPNLDQLAKDGILFENAFANGPVCVPSRISIFSGQYPHQHGTLTNKPAKFIDKIDGSLLQHFHDHGYKIGWIGKNHTLTDSLINSLDTWIERKRESFRRYNKYVPPWWHSDMLWPTEECNAPRNTRDSIEFIKQCKSDQPFFLHISYFDPHPAYFAPSEYVSKYCSRDIQLPEYVPPENLSERLAEHARAMHFDRIRDSDLTETMRYYHASVEWGVDHQVGRVIEALKEQGLMDNTIVVFTSDHGDFMGQHRMVRKGEYLYDALLHVPMIWYAPGYIESGLRVPNLAQGVDIFPTLVDLAGGAPDENLSGRSLKPFLTGEPREEPEYTIFASTAYSELPPNYFEDPEPFIPPKEEDPFHSRVQNLVSRPKQRCAMARTRDWKLILNENRPPELYHMNGGWIERKNVADNKEFAAIRGKLENRIRETWAW from the coding sequence ATGACAGAAAAATCCAATCTGACAAGACGCAATTTTATCAAAACAACAGGCGCGGCCGCAGCTGCGGGAATCATAAGCGCTTTACCTGCAGTCGCCAGAGAAAATTCATCACAACGTCCCAATGTGGTATTTATTATATGTGATCAAATGCGCGGCGATGCCATGGGCTGTATGGGCAATCCCAACGCCCGCACCCCCAATCTGGATCAGCTGGCCAAAGACGGTATCCTGTTTGAAAACGCCTTTGCCAACGGACCGGTTTGCGTCCCGTCCAGGATTTCCATATTCAGCGGCCAATATCCGCATCAACACGGCACATTGACCAACAAACCGGCCAAATTTATCGATAAAATTGACGGATCCCTGCTGCAGCATTTCCATGATCATGGCTACAAAATCGGATGGATCGGTAAAAATCATACTCTGACCGATTCTTTGATCAACAGTCTGGACACCTGGATCGAACGCAAACGCGAGTCCTTCCGCCGGTATAATAAATATGTACCGCCCTGGTGGCACAGTGACATGTTGTGGCCGACTGAGGAGTGCAATGCCCCCAGGAACACCCGGGATAGTATCGAGTTTATCAAACAATGCAAATCTGATCAGCCGTTTTTTCTGCACATCAGCTATTTCGATCCGCATCCGGCATATTTTGCGCCGTCTGAATATGTCAGCAAATACTGTTCACGCGATATTCAGCTGCCTGAATATGTGCCGCCGGAAAATCTGAGTGAACGTCTGGCTGAACATGCCCGCGCCATGCATTTTGACCGCATCAGGGATTCGGATCTCACGGAAACCATGCGTTATTATCATGCATCCGTGGAATGGGGTGTGGACCATCAGGTGGGACGCGTCATCGAGGCTTTAAAAGAGCAGGGATTGATGGATAATACTATTGTGGTGTTTACCTCGGATCACGGAGATTTTATGGGCCAGCACCGCATGGTTCGTAAAGGTGAATACCTGTATGACGCACTGCTGCACGTGCCCATGATCTGGTACGCACCCGGATATATCGAAAGCGGGTTGCGGGTGCCGAATCTGGCTCAGGGCGTGGATATCTTTCCCACGCTGGTGGATTTGGCCGGCGGCGCGCCTGATGAAAATCTGTCGGGACGCTCGCTGAAACCGTTTTTAACAGGTGAACCGCGCGAGGAGCCGGAATATACCATATTTGCATCCACGGCCTATAGTGAACTGCCGCCGAATTATTTCGAAGATCCGGAGCCGTTTATTCCGCCCAAAGAGGAGGATCCGTTTCATTCGCGGGTACAGAATCTGGTATCCAGACCGAAACAGCGCTGTGCCATGGCGCGCACGCGCGATTGGAAACTCATTTTAAATGAAAACCGTCCGCCTGAGCTGTATCACATGAACGGCGGCTGGATCGAGCGGAAAAATGTGGCGGACAACAAGGAGTTTGCCGCGATACGCGGGAAACTGGAAAACCGCATTCGGGAGACCTGGGCATGGTAG